The following are encoded in a window of Planctomycetota bacterium genomic DNA:
- a CDS encoding UDP-N-acetylmuramoyl-L-alanyl-D-glutamate--2,6-diaminopimelate ligase, with the protein MELSELKPILLGLKGTKLYNFRNLDITGVSYNSKQVKPGDLFVAIPGAKTDGAYFIPEALQRGAVAVISNQKLNLFTMVPYIRVSDPRAALALASNHFFHYPSRKLKVIGITGTNGKTTTAYLIKSILDKIHPHTKDFGVGAGLIGTIEYLIGERHIPAPVTTPQSYDLQNYFAQMLKDGTKYSVMEVSSHSLVQKRVLGIDFHRAIFTNLTRDHLDFHKTPNQYKQAKAILFKNLSAESIAILNADDPVSKYYAKITPAQVVWYHCGNLGTQYKNCVPRFRGILIQAQILSSSLYGNTILLKTPIGETTVQSPLIGRHNVYNILAAAATAVSLGVPVDTIREGVEQFRMMRGRLETIPNNAGFTVMVDFGHTEDALKNVLGSLKPLVKGRIITVFGCGGDRDRGKRPLMGKVVSKLSDLFVITSDNPRSEDPLKIIKDIRKGIRSPHLSSPPSPFPLPSGERVGVRGKERVRGYYVEPDRYEAIKKALSLARQGDLVLIAGKGHETYQIFRDTVKPFDDREVVKQLLQ; encoded by the coding sequence ATGGAACTCTCTGAATTAAAACCTATCCTGCTTGGGCTCAAAGGGACCAAGCTATACAATTTCCGGAACCTGGACATCACGGGCGTCAGCTACAACAGCAAACAGGTCAAGCCGGGCGACCTGTTCGTGGCTATTCCGGGCGCCAAGACCGATGGCGCGTATTTTATCCCCGAGGCGCTCCAGCGCGGGGCCGTGGCCGTCATCTCCAACCAGAAACTCAATCTCTTTACCATGGTGCCCTATATCCGGGTATCTGACCCGCGCGCGGCACTGGCCCTGGCCAGTAATCACTTCTTCCATTATCCATCCCGGAAACTAAAGGTCATCGGCATCACCGGCACCAACGGCAAGACCACCACGGCATATTTGATAAAGAGCATATTAGACAAGATTCACCCCCACACCAAAGATTTTGGTGTGGGGGCGGGCTTAATCGGCACGATTGAATACCTCATCGGTGAGCGGCATATCCCGGCCCCGGTAACCACGCCCCAGTCCTACGACCTGCAGAACTATTTCGCCCAGATGTTAAAGGACGGAACTAAATATTCAGTGATGGAGGTCTCATCGCACTCGCTGGTCCAGAAACGGGTGCTGGGCATTGACTTCCATCGGGCTATCTTCACCAACCTAACCCGTGACCATCTGGATTTCCATAAAACCCCAAATCAATACAAGCAGGCCAAGGCAATACTGTTTAAGAACCTGTCAGCCGAAAGCATTGCTATACTCAATGCCGATGACCCGGTCAGCAAATACTATGCTAAAATAACCCCGGCCCAGGTAGTGTGGTATCACTGCGGTAATCTGGGGACACAATATAAGAATTGTGTCCCCAGATTCCGTGGGATTCTAATCCAGGCCCAAATCCTCTCCTCCTCGCTCTATGGCAATACCATCCTGCTCAAAACCCCGATAGGCGAGACGACCGTTCAGAGCCCGCTCATCGGCCGGCACAATGTCTATAACATCCTGGCCGCCGCGGCCACGGCCGTGTCCCTGGGTGTGCCGGTGGATACCATCAGGGAAGGCGTGGAACAATTCAGAATGATGCGGGGCCGACTGGAGACCATCCCGAATAATGCCGGATTCACCGTGATGGTGGATTTCGGGCATACCGAGGATGCGCTCAAGAACGTCCTGGGCTCGTTAAAACCGCTGGTCAAGGGCAGAATCATCACGGTCTTTGGCTGCGGCGGAGACCGGGACAGAGGCAAGCGGCCTCTGATGGGTAAGGTCGTCAGCAAACTCTCGGACCTGTTTGTCATCACCTCTGACAATCCGCGTTCCGAAGACCCGCTGAAGATAATCAAGGACATCAGGAAAGGCATCCGCTCCCCTCACCTATCCTCTCCCCCCTCACCCTTCCCTCTCCCCTCTGGGGAGAGGGTTGGGGTGAGGGGAAAGGAACGGGTGAGGGGCTATTATGTAGAACCGGACCGGTATGAAGCCATCAAAAAAGCGCTATCTCTGGCGCGCCAGGGTGACTTGGTTCTGATAGCCGGCAAGGGCCACGAAACCTATCAGATTTTTAGAGATACGGTCAAACCTTTTGACGACCGGGAGGTAGTGAAGCAACTGCTCCAATAA
- a CDS encoding penicillin-binding protein 2, whose product MLPHLKRANIFFAGLAVVFAVLAIRLGYIQIYQHSKYRAIQVSQAYLKVDTTPENGMILDRNGKILALSRLVDSVYLVPKDLDNHPTEIKQLASLLGLKPAELAAKISKAVADDKLFLWVKRKIDDETSKKVIALNIKGIGTKKEYKRFYPEGTLACHLIGYRGMDSQALDGMELYADNYLKGEAGYEFLNRDGRRRLFVSDLPKKPAQPGQNVYLTIDINIQHIAEKNLRELCKKYQPNRAEALVMNPATGEILALAQLPAFDPAEYQKYSEKVRHCNIFTDAYEPGSTFKPFVIAAALERGVCTTKDKFFCENGKYKMGKRTITDHKPYGWLTLPEVVMQSSNVGMTKIGSQTPKESLYGMIKRFGFAGTRSGLDIPGEHPGLITSLNKWSNYTTGSVAMGYEVSVNSFQLIRAYSAFANNGYLVQPKLLKEVIDRDNKTVYKNEIQPLTNQIISPELSKQVSTILRGVVLSGTGTAANLKTYAVAGKTGTARKLDANGRYSTQKYRSLFVAFAPVEHPDIAVLVLVDEPKGQYYASTVAAPTAGVIIDETLKYLKTPTRVANTR is encoded by the coding sequence ATGTTGCCTCATCTCAAACGCGCCAATATCTTCTTCGCCGGCCTGGCTGTCGTCTTTGCCGTCCTGGCTATCCGGCTGGGCTATATCCAGATTTACCAGCACAGCAAATACCGGGCCATCCAGGTATCCCAGGCATATCTCAAGGTGGACACGACACCGGAAAACGGGATGATTCTGGACCGGAACGGAAAAATCCTGGCCCTGTCCCGGCTGGTGGACTCGGTCTATCTGGTGCCCAAAGACCTGGACAACCACCCCACCGAAATCAAGCAACTCGCCTCGCTCCTGGGCCTAAAGCCGGCAGAACTGGCCGCCAAAATCTCCAAGGCCGTGGCGGACGACAAACTCTTTCTCTGGGTCAAACGCAAGATAGACGACGAAACCTCTAAAAAGGTTATCGCTCTCAACATCAAAGGCATCGGCACCAAAAAGGAATATAAACGATTCTATCCCGAAGGCACGCTGGCCTGCCATCTCATCGGTTACCGGGGCATGGATTCTCAGGCATTGGACGGGATGGAACTCTATGCGGATAATTATCTCAAAGGCGAAGCCGGTTATGAATTCCTGAACCGGGACGGCCGCCGGCGCCTGTTCGTCTCCGACCTGCCTAAAAAACCGGCCCAGCCCGGCCAGAACGTCTATCTGACCATTGACATAAATATCCAGCACATCGCGGAAAAGAACCTGCGCGAGCTCTGCAAGAAATACCAGCCCAACCGGGCCGAGGCGCTGGTCATGAATCCGGCCACCGGCGAGATTCTGGCCCTGGCCCAACTCCCGGCCTTTGACCCGGCCGAATACCAGAAATATTCTGAAAAGGTCCGGCACTGCAATATCTTCACCGACGCCTACGAGCCCGGCTCGACCTTCAAACCATTCGTGATTGCGGCCGCGCTGGAACGGGGCGTCTGCACCACCAAAGACAAATTCTTCTGCGAGAACGGCAAATACAAGATGGGCAAGCGGACGATTACCGACCACAAACCCTACGGCTGGCTGACCCTGCCTGAGGTGGTGATGCAATCCAGCAACGTGGGTATGACCAAAATCGGCTCCCAGACCCCCAAGGAGTCGCTCTACGGGATGATAAAACGCTTCGGATTCGCCGGCACCAGAAGCGGGCTGGACATCCCGGGCGAGCATCCGGGCTTAATCACCTCCCTGAACAAATGGAGCAATTACACCACCGGCTCGGTGGCTATGGGCTATGAGGTCAGCGTTAATTCGTTCCAGTTAATCCGGGCCTATTCGGCATTTGCCAACAACGGCTATCTGGTCCAGCCCAAACTACTCAAGGAGGTCATAGACCGCGACAACAAAACCGTCTATAAGAATGAGATTCAGCCACTAACCAATCAGATAATCTCGCCGGAATTAAGCAAGCAGGTATCCACGATATTAAGGGGCGTAGTCCTGAGCGGCACCGGTACCGCGGCTAACCTGAAGACATACGCGGTAGCCGGCAAGACCGGCACCGCCCGCAAATTAGACGCTAACGGCAGATACTCCACCCAGAAATACCGGAGTTTATTCGTGGCCTTCGCTCCGGTAGAACACCCTGACATAGCGGTTCTGGTTTTGGTGGACGAGCCCAAGGGCCAGTATTATGCCAGCACGGTGGCCGCGCCGACCGCCGGCGTGATTATAGATGAAACCCTGAAATACCTGAAAACTCCTACAAGAGTAGCGAACACCAGGTAA
- a CDS encoding NYN domain-containing protein, giving the protein MKKVAILIDGGFLSKIFHVKTKKNITADDVIKIANKSLSMFCLSSPAIGQIDRDEAELFRIYYYDAPPFGYKLINPINSHENDYSKNPLFTAISNFQRTLAEKDFVALRLGKLSCHDWKLSKGAIDKIKAGKQLTAFDIVPDFKQKAVDMRVGLDIAWLATRNIVDTVILIAADNDFIPAMKFARKEGIHVAIAKIEQLNSEMRQHSDRVIEVDISQP; this is encoded by the coding sequence ATGAAAAAGGTAGCGATTCTGATTGACGGCGGGTTTCTATCCAAAATATTTCATGTTAAAACCAAGAAAAATATCACAGCAGATGATGTTATAAAGATAGCAAATAAATCACTATCAATGTTTTGCTTATCAAGCCCCGCTATTGGTCAAATTGATAGAGATGAAGCAGAACTATTCAGGATTTACTATTACGACGCCCCTCCTTTCGGGTATAAACTGATTAACCCGATAAATAGCCATGAGAACGATTATTCTAAAAACCCATTATTTACGGCGATAAGCAATTTCCAGAGAACATTGGCTGAAAAGGATTTCGTTGCCTTAAGATTAGGCAAGCTATCCTGTCATGACTGGAAACTCTCTAAGGGTGCTATTGATAAGATTAAAGCCGGAAAGCAATTAACCGCATTTGACATTGTCCCTGATTTCAAGCAGAAAGCCGTGGATATGAGAGTCGGCCTTGATATTGCCTGGCTTGCCACAAGAAACATTGTAGATACGGTTATTCTGATTGCCGCTGATAACGACTTTATACCGGCGATGAAGTTCGCCAGGAAAGAAGGCATCCACGTTGCCATAGCAAAGATTGAACAATTAAATAGCGAGATGCGCCAGCACTCGGACCGGGTAATTGAGGTTGATATAAGCCAACCATAA